Proteins encoded together in one Amblyomma americanum isolate KBUSLIRL-KWMA chromosome 1, ASM5285725v1, whole genome shotgun sequence window:
- the LOC144109393 gene encoding uncharacterized protein LOC144109393 has product MRERRKIKARSGASPDELYQPKWAHYKSLMFLDTSCSSQPSFSTLHTQEEEEETERQCEHWNNESADQEMDFPCSSQNCAEPSLSAQQIGVGTSRPGKKRRQNDDETEQRKVLLTTAVETLQRSQQRLAANDECDAFGSMMAHAVRQIPPGPDRQLAMLNAHQAIVKINLSRHSVPVEMLNVLNMQE; this is encoded by the exons ATGCGCGAGAGGCGCAAGATCAAGGCCCGCTCCGGCGCAAGCCCGGACGAGCTCTACCAGCCAAAGTGGGCTCATTACAAAAGCCTGATGTTCCTGGATACCTCCTGCTCCTCGCAGCCAAGTTTTTCGACACTCCACACGCAGGAAGAAGAGGAG GAGACTGAACGGCAGTGCGAGCACTGGAACAACGAATCCGCAGATCAAGAAATGGATTTTCCTTGTTCGTCACAAAATTGTGCAGAGCCAAGTCTGTCAGCACAGCAGATTGGAGTGGGGACTTCAAGGCCTGGAAAAAAGAGAAGGCAAAATGATGACGAGACAGAACAAAGGAAAGTTCTGCTGACAACAGCAGTGGAAACATTACAGAGAAGTCAGCAACGCCTGGCGGCCAATGATGAATGCGACGCATTTGGCAGCATGATGGCGCATGCTGTCCGCCAAATACCGCCAGGCCCAGACCGTCAGTTGGCCATGTTAAATGCCCATCAGGCAATTGTAAAAATTAATTTATCTAGACACAGTGTTCCAGTGGAAATGTTAAACGTCCTCAACATGCAGGAATAA